A region from the Variovorax sp. RKNM96 genome encodes:
- the kdpA gene encoding potassium-transporting ATPase subunit KdpA — MTASAWGLLALFLAALAVLAWPVGKFLAALCNERVPRWMQRVEAPLYKLAGTAPERSMNWRTYALALLAFNLVGAIVVYALQRLQGVLPLNPAGMGAVSADSAFNTAVSFVANTNWQGYAGESTMSYLTQMLGLTVQNFLSAATGIAVAFALVRGFARRGDGAGSKGLVGNFWADITRVTLWVLVPLSFVLAVFFVGQGVIQNFDAYKDVATVETTAFQQPKNGADGQPLKDEKGAPVMEDATTKTQTLAMGPVASQEAIKMLGTNGGGFFNANSAHPYENPTALANLLQMIAIFLIPAALCFTFGHVVGDMRQGWAVLAAMTVMFVVAVMVVTPAEQAGNPLFGSLGVDQMSSALQAGGNMEGKEVRFGIDASALFAAVTTAASCGAVNAMHDSLTPLGGMVPMVLMQLGEVVFGGVGSGLYGMLIFAMLAVFIAGLMIGRTPEYLGKKIEVREMKLISIAILVTPILVLAGTAVAVIAGAGKAGIANPGAHGFSEILYALTSAANNNGSAFAGLSANTPFYNGLLALAMWLGRFAMIVPVLAIAGSLAAKKRLPVTSGTLPTHGPLFVSLLIGTVLLVGLLNYVPALALGPIVEHLVLWK; from the coding sequence ATGACCGCGTCCGCCTGGGGCCTCCTGGCCCTCTTCCTCGCCGCACTCGCCGTGCTGGCCTGGCCCGTCGGCAAATTCCTCGCCGCGCTCTGCAACGAGCGCGTGCCGCGCTGGATGCAGCGCGTCGAGGCGCCGCTCTACAAGCTCGCGGGCACCGCCCCCGAGCGCTCGATGAACTGGCGCACCTATGCGCTGGCGCTGCTGGCCTTCAACCTCGTGGGCGCCATCGTCGTCTACGCGTTGCAGCGTCTGCAGGGCGTGCTGCCGCTCAACCCGGCCGGCATGGGCGCGGTGTCGGCCGACTCGGCCTTCAACACCGCCGTGAGCTTCGTCGCCAACACCAACTGGCAGGGCTACGCCGGTGAATCGACCATGAGCTATCTCACGCAGATGCTCGGCCTCACGGTGCAGAACTTTCTCTCGGCCGCCACCGGCATCGCGGTGGCCTTCGCACTGGTGCGCGGCTTCGCGCGCCGGGGCGACGGCGCGGGGAGCAAGGGCCTGGTCGGCAACTTCTGGGCCGACATCACCCGCGTCACGCTGTGGGTGCTGGTGCCGCTGTCGTTCGTGCTCGCGGTGTTCTTCGTGGGCCAGGGCGTGATCCAGAACTTCGATGCCTACAAGGACGTGGCCACGGTCGAGACCACCGCGTTCCAGCAACCGAAGAACGGTGCCGATGGCCAGCCGCTGAAGGACGAGAAGGGCGCCCCGGTGATGGAAGACGCCACCACCAAGACGCAGACCCTCGCCATGGGCCCGGTCGCCTCGCAGGAAGCGATCAAGATGCTCGGCACCAACGGTGGCGGCTTCTTCAACGCCAACTCGGCGCATCCGTACGAGAACCCGACGGCGCTCGCCAACCTGCTGCAGATGATCGCGATCTTCCTGATCCCGGCGGCGCTGTGCTTCACCTTCGGCCACGTGGTGGGCGACATGCGCCAGGGCTGGGCCGTGCTCGCGGCGATGACGGTGATGTTCGTCGTCGCGGTGATGGTGGTCACGCCCGCCGAGCAGGCCGGCAATCCGCTGTTCGGATCGCTCGGCGTCGACCAGATGTCCAGCGCGCTGCAGGCCGGCGGCAACATGGAAGGCAAGGAAGTGCGCTTCGGCATCGACGCCTCGGCCCTCTTCGCCGCCGTGACCACGGCCGCCTCGTGCGGCGCGGTGAACGCGATGCACGACTCGCTCACCCCGCTCGGCGGCATGGTGCCTATGGTGCTCATGCAGCTCGGTGAAGTGGTGTTCGGCGGCGTCGGCAGCGGCCTCTACGGCATGCTGATCTTCGCGATGCTCGCGGTGTTCATCGCCGGCCTCATGATCGGCCGCACGCCCGAGTACCTGGGCAAGAAGATCGAAGTGCGCGAGATGAAGCTCATCTCCATCGCCATCCTGGTCACGCCGATCCTGGTGCTGGCCGGCACCGCGGTGGCGGTGATCGCGGGCGCCGGCAAGGCCGGCATCGCGAACCCCGGCGCGCACGGCTTCTCGGAAATCCTGTACGCGCTGACCTCTGCCGCCAACAACAACGGCAGCGCCTTCGCGGGCCTCTCGGCCAACACGCCCTTCTACAACGGCCTGCTCGCGCTGGCCATGTGGCTCGGCCGCTTCGCGATGATCGTGCCGGTGCTGGCCATTGCCGGCTCGCTGGCCGCCAAGAAGCGCCTGCCCGTCACCAGCGGCACGCTGCCCACGCACGGCCCGCTGTTCGTCTCTTTGCTGATCGGCACCGTGCTGCTGGTCGGCTTGCTCAACTACGTGCCGGCGCTCGCCCTCGGGCCGATCGTCGAACACCTGGTGCTCTGGAAATAA
- the kdpF gene encoding K(+)-transporting ATPase subunit F yields the protein MISLEVLYGFGALIAVILFAYLVFALICAEEF from the coding sequence GTGATCAGCCTCGAAGTCCTCTACGGATTCGGCGCGCTCATCGCCGTGATCCTGTTCGCCTATCTCGTCTTCGCGCTGATCTGCGCCGAGGAATTCTGA